TTTGCGAAAAGCAGCGCCAGCGCACCACCTGCAAAAGCACAGACTCTAACTCAGGACGATTCGCGGGTTTTCAGGGTGACCGGCAGACGCACCACACCAGAGCGGGTCTGGCCTTCCATCTGTTCCAGCAGCAGTTTGATGGCCGTGTCTGCCATCTGCTGGTAGGGCACACTCACGGTGGTCAGAGAAGGCACAAGGTACTGGGTGAACTCAAAATCATCCACTCCCGTGATGGCAAGGTCCTGGGGAACCCTTACCCCTGCATGCAGTGCGGCATTGAGCAGGCCTGCAGCCATGCGGTCATTGGCAGCAATGATGGCTTCGGGTCTGGAATTGAGCAGCCAGAACTGCCTGAATGCAGCCTTGCCCCCTTCAAAACTCCAATTGCCCTGCTGGATGTAACCTGCAGGTGTGCCCACCCCGAGTTCGTCCATTCCGTCCAGATAGGCTTGCAGGCGTTCCTCTCCGCTGTTCCCAGAATCCGAGGTGTGGCCTGCCAGAAAAGCAATCCTGCGCTTTCCCTTCTGGGACAGGTGTTGCAGCACAGCCAGGATGCCTTCCCGGTATTCTGCGGTCACGGAAAGCCAGCGTTTGTGCGGATGGGAATGGTCAAAAATCACCAGCGGCTGACCGGAGCGCTTGAGCTGCAACTGGGCCTGTTCGGGCAAACTGGGGCCCACCAGCACGGCTCCATCCAACCTTCCCTGCGCAAAATGCTGCATGATGTCGCGCAGGCTGTCTGGCTCATCTGTAACGTGGTAGGTCAGCAGGCTGTAATTGTTGTTTCTGGCCGCATGGGCCAGTGCCGCCTGAACGAAAGTGCGGTAAGGGTCCTGCACTTCCGAGGCATGCACCTGGTAAAACACACATGCCACGGTCATGGAACGTGCTTGACGCAAGGCTCTGGCAGCGTAATTGGGCACATATCCCATCTGCTCAATCACCGCTTTGACCCTGTCACGGGTCTCTGGCCGCACGATGTCCATGTTGTTGATCACATTGGATACCGTCTGGTAAGACACCCCTGCTTTTTTTGCCACTGCCCTCAAGGTCACACGGGCCATATTCCCACCTCTTTTGATCGTTCAAATTCATTGAAGCAGATCCGGGCTGCAAATGTCAATGGGTCTCCTCCAGCCACCCATAGGTTTCTTCCAGAAAATGCGGAACAACCCGACTGGTGTTCAGCTGTCCAGCAAGCAAAACATCTGCAGCAAAACCACGTTCCACAAGCTCTCTGCCAGAAGCACAGCTCTGAAGATGGTGAAGAACATCCTGCTGGATGTGCTCGAAAGCCACCCTGGCCATCTCTGCTTCTGGAGACCTTGTTTCTGACCCAGGCAGATCAAGGGCCTGAATCACCGCCCCACAGCCCCACAGGTCTTCAATGGCCGGGCGCAGGGTGCCGTCCATCCACTTCTCCCCTGCGGCCACCAGCAGCACACTGGAAAACCTGTCTCTTAAAAATTCACCTACAGCACGGGCATTGCGCAGGCAGGCTGTGAAAACCTGTACCCCTGGCACCTCTGCAGCAAGTGCAGACAGGCTTGCTCCATTGGGTGAGGGCAGCACCAGCTTTGCCCCTTCAGGAAGGGTTTGCAAAGACACCGGAGACAGGGAAAACTGCCCATCAAAACGCCTTTCACTGCTGGCCAGCAGTGCGCCATGTTTCTGTGCATGCTGCCGGGCCGTGTGGTCTTTCCAGCGGTAGGGCAACACCTGGGCCTTTCTGGACAGGGCCACCTCCACACAGGTGCTGAAAGACAGCACATCCACAACCACCACGGCTTCACTGTGGGGGGCCAGATGCTGGATGGCCTGCTCTCCCCACTCAAACCGGACAGGATAAGGGCTCTGGTCAAAAAACACCTGCTCAGTCTATGAAGGGCCGTGGTCTGCCACCCTCCGCAAAGTGGCTTACTGCACCCTGAAGGGTCCCGCGCCTGTCCATTTTGCAGATGCTGTGCCCAGCAGCCTTCTTTAGTCTGAAACCATGATCTCCCTGAAATCCCCCCTGAAATGCCTCGGTCACCAGACCGACCTGATTTTCGCCCGGTTTTTTGGCATCGTCGGGCAGCATGCAGATTGCATCAGCATCCAGAGTCCCAGCAACCGGGGCCATTATTTTGGAAATTACCTGATCTACCTGCGCCCTCCACAGAAGGGAGATCTGCCGGTCTGGTCTGAGCAGTTTGAAACCCTGGTGGGACCTCCAGAGGAAGTGCGGCACCGCATGTTCTGCTGGGATGACCCTGAGAACGCCGGAGAGGTGCAGGCGTTTCTGGATGCAGGCTACATTCTGGAAGATTCCATCGTGATGACAGCCGAAAGCCTGAACGAAGCCAGTCCCAGAGCCGAAAACGTGGAAATCCGCCCCCTGCAGGACACCGACGAGGACTGGGCAGCCCTGTTCAGGTTGCAGATGACCCTCAAACCCGAAGAAAACGACGAAGGCCGCTATGCAGAATTCAAAAAAGCCCACCTGAAAATGTACCGCGAGATGCAACGCCAGAACCTGGGCCACTGGTATGGGGCCTGGATGGGTGGGCAACTGGTGTCCAACATGGGTCTTTTTGTGGATGATAAGCTCGCCCGTTACCAGCAGGTGGGCACCCACCCGGATTTCAGACGCCTGAACCTGACCCGCACCCTGCTGAAATACGCTGCAGAACACGCACTGAAAATCTATGGCCCCAGAACCCTGGTGATCGTGGCAGATGAGCATCACTTTGCCAAAGAGGTCTACAGAAGCGCAGGGTTTGAACCTTTAGAGAAGCAATATGCCCTCCTGAAGATGCCCGGAAAATGATCCAGCAAAAAAACACCCCCTGAGTTTCCTCAGGGGGCTTGCGTCAGCTGAAATCAGCCTTCGATGACGAAGTCAATGTGAATGGGCACGCGACGGCGCTTGTCCATCTGCACAGCCTGAACCTTGACGTTCAGTGTGGTGCCATCCAGATCCAGGCTGATGGCTTCTTTGGTGCTGACCTGGCGGAAAGCACGGTCGAAGGCTTTGGCGTCCACGGCGAGCTTCACATTGTTGTCTTTGTTGTAGGCAACGGCGGCGATCAGACCTTCGCCAGCTGAGCCTTCACGTTTTACGGCTTTGAGTTCCATGCTGTCCTCCTGAACTGCAGGTGCTTAGACCTGCACACGAAAAATGATTGTACCAAGTTTTTGCAAATTACGCCAGAACACTCTCAAGGTCTGCCTGCGTGATGGTCTTGCGCTGGGCACCAACAGCCGTTGCAGCCAGCGCTCCAGCCACATTGGCCATTCTGGCGGCCTGCTTGAGGGGCTGCCCTGAGAGGATGGCGTGGGCAAACACCGCACTGAAGGTGTCGCCTGCTCCGGTGGAGTCCACCACTTCATCTCCGAGGGGCACAGATTCCACCAGATCGGTTTCCTGGGGGGTCCAGATGATGGAGCCGTGTGCACCCACCTTGACGATCACGCAGCCTGCTCCACGGTCTTTCAAACCAAAGAGGGCGTCGCTGATGTTGTCGGTTTCGGTGATGGTTTGCAGTTCGTGGCGGTTGAGCAGCAGGTAATCTGCGCTCAGCACCGTGTCCAGCAGTTTCACACCAGCAGCATTGACTGCACCGGTGCCCAGATCAATCAGGACCGGGACACTGGCTTTCTTGGCAGCACTGATGGCCTTGATGGCGTATTCCCGCTGTGGGCCACCAATCAGGCTGTAAGCGCTGACCAGCAGGCCATCGGCGGTCTCGACGTCTTTTTTCTTGAGTTTGGCGGCATCCAGCTGGCGGTTGGCATCTCCAGAGGAGATCATGGCCCGTTTGCCATCGGGGGTCTGCATCACCGTGATGGTGCTGGTCAGCAGATCCTCAATGACCTGAATGGCGTTGACATTCACGCCACTTTCCCGAACGTATTTTAAAGCCACCTCTGCAAAAGGGTCGGACCCCACAGAGGCGGCCAGTGTGACTTCATGACCGAGTCGCGCCAGCGTGACGCTCATGGTGCCGCCTGATCCACCCGCTTGCATGGTGGAACGGATCGGAGACACTTCCTCGCCCGGTGCGGGGATGTGGTTCAGGTGGTACAGGTGATCCACCGTAACATCACCAATGACGTAAAACTTCACAGCTTCCTCCAAAAAGTGTGTCTTGTTTATCAGGGAAATTTTAGCATGGTCAGGGGGTTAAACCGTCACACCAGCAGAACATCAGGCCGTCAGGCCATCGTGCAAACCCTGCCATTGCGCGTAGCTCAGGGCCTCCGCACGAATGGTGGGACTGACCTGCAAAGCGGCAAGCACCTCATCAATCTTCTGGGTTGCGTATCCTGCAGCCTGAAGGTTGTTTCTGAGGGTCTTCCTGCGGTGGGCCAGTCCAGCTTCCAGTAAACGCAACAGGGTTCTGGGGGGCTTTTGTCCCGTCAGGTCCACCCTCACCACGCTGCTGGTGACATCTGGTGCAGGATAAAACGCGCCTTTGGGCACGTCTTTGACGATTCTGGCTTTCCCGTGCAGTGCCGTTAAAGCACTCAAAAAACCGTACTGGTCGGTGCCTGGAAGGGCAACCAGGCGCTGGGCGACCTCTTTCTGAACCAGAAAGGTGGCACGGCTGAAACGACCACTCTCGAAAATTCGGGTGAGAATGGCCGTCGAGATGTAGTACGGCAGGTTGGCAATCAGGACGCTGCCTGCCGGAACGTCGTTCCAGGCAAATTCCAGGGCGTCGCCCCAGACAATTTGAACGTTCTGCAAATCCGCGATGGTTTCCTGCAGAACGGGTTTCAGACGCTCGTCTTTTTCCAGGGTGATGACCGGCAGCCCACTTGCTGCCAGCTCACGGGTGAGCACCCCTAAACCTGGCCCCACTTCGTACACCGTTCCTGCGGGTTCTCCAGCCTGCACGATCATGCGCAGGATGTTGCCGTCAATCAGGAAGTTCTGTCCGAAGGCTTTGGTGGGGCGCATGCCGTGCCGTTCCAGCAGGTCATGCACCACTTTGGGGGAGTAGAGGGGTGCTTCCACGTTCAGGCCAGCACGGTGTGGTCGAGGGTGTGTTCCAGCTTGGCCTTGGCGTCCTCAAAGCTGAGGTGCAGGGCCACCATCACTTCTGTCACCAGAATGTGTTTGGCTTCTTCGTAGATCGCCCGTTCGGTCACGGCAAGGCTGCGCATCTGGGCGCGGCGGTGCAGGGTTCCAACCAGCTGGGCGATGATGTAGATGTTTCCTTCTTGCATGATGGTCTGTTCCCGACGGTGGCGTGGGGTCCAGGCTGCAGGCAAATCCATGTCTGGCAGAACCAGCTGTCCGAGGAGCCTCGGGATGTCGTCGACAGGGGTGATGCGCCTGAGTCCAAGGCGTTCTGCATGATCGACAGGGACACGAACTTGCATGCCAGTTTTGAGGAGTTCAATCTCAAAGTAGTTCTGGGTTCTGCCCATGACTTCGAGTTCGCTGAGCCCCATGATGGTCCCCGCACCATGGCTGGGGTAAACCACGTTATCACCGACATTTAAGCTGATTGGCATGTTGAAAAGACTCCTTTATCTGTGCCGTGAATGGGGTCTGAAATTGCCGCGCAATTTCCGTCCAAATCAACAGATAGCACAAATACCGATTGTACCATATCCAGCGGCTCCATGCTGAGCATCTCCTGAAAAATGGACCAGGTTCAATGAGAATTTTTGTTTTTCTGCACAACAAAAACCGCCGTCAAATCTA
This portion of the Deinococcus roseus genome encodes:
- a CDS encoding LacI family DNA-binding transcriptional regulator, translating into MARVTLRAVAKKAGVSYQTVSNVINNMDIVRPETRDRVKAVIEQMGYVPNYAARALRQARSMTVACVFYQVHASEVQDPYRTFVQAALAHAARNNNYSLLTYHVTDEPDSLRDIMQHFAQGRLDGAVLVGPSLPEQAQLQLKRSGQPLVIFDHSHPHKRWLSVTAEYREGILAVLQHLSQKGKRRIAFLAGHTSDSGNSGEERLQAYLDGMDELGVGTPAGYIQQGNWSFEGGKAAFRQFWLLNSRPEAIIAANDRMAAGLLNAALHAGVRVPQDLAITGVDDFEFTQYLVPSLTTVSVPYQQMADTAIKLLLEQMEGQTRSGVVRLPVTLKTRESS
- a CDS encoding 2-phosphosulfolactate phosphatase, whose amino-acid sequence is MFFDQSPYPVRFEWGEQAIQHLAPHSEAVVVVDVLSFSTCVEVALSRKAQVLPYRWKDHTARQHAQKHGALLASSERRFDGQFSLSPVSLQTLPEGAKLVLPSPNGASLSALAAEVPGVQVFTACLRNARAVGEFLRDRFSSVLLVAAGEKWMDGTLRPAIEDLWGCGAVIQALDLPGSETRSPEAEMARVAFEHIQQDVLHHLQSCASGRELVERGFAADVLLAGQLNTSRVVPHFLEETYGWLEETH
- a CDS encoding GNAT family N-acetyltransferase encodes the protein MISLKSPLKCLGHQTDLIFARFFGIVGQHADCISIQSPSNRGHYFGNYLIYLRPPQKGDLPVWSEQFETLVGPPEEVRHRMFCWDDPENAGEVQAFLDAGYILEDSIVMTAESLNEASPRAENVEIRPLQDTDEDWAALFRLQMTLKPEENDEGRYAEFKKAHLKMYREMQRQNLGHWYGAWMGGQLVSNMGLFVDDKLARYQQVGTHPDFRRLNLTRTLLKYAAEHALKIYGPRTLVIVADEHHFAKEVYRSAGFEPLEKQYALLKMPGK
- a CDS encoding carbohydrate kinase family protein, which translates into the protein MKFYVIGDVTVDHLYHLNHIPAPGEEVSPIRSTMQAGGSGGTMSVTLARLGHEVTLAASVGSDPFAEVALKYVRESGVNVNAIQVIEDLLTSTITVMQTPDGKRAMISSGDANRQLDAAKLKKKDVETADGLLVSAYSLIGGPQREYAIKAISAAKKASVPVLIDLGTGAVNAAGVKLLDTVLSADYLLLNRHELQTITETDNISDALFGLKDRGAGCVIVKVGAHGSIIWTPQETDLVESVPLGDEVVDSTGAGDTFSAVFAHAILSGQPLKQAARMANVAGALAATAVGAQRKTITQADLESVLA
- the rsmA gene encoding 16S rRNA (adenine(1518)-N(6)/adenine(1519)-N(6))-dimethyltransferase RsmA produces the protein MEAPLYSPKVVHDLLERHGMRPTKAFGQNFLIDGNILRMIVQAGEPAGTVYEVGPGLGVLTRELAASGLPVITLEKDERLKPVLQETIADLQNVQIVWGDALEFAWNDVPAGSVLIANLPYYISTAILTRIFESGRFSRATFLVQKEVAQRLVALPGTDQYGFLSALTALHGKARIVKDVPKGAFYPAPDVTSSVVRVDLTGQKPPRTLLRLLEAGLAHRRKTLRNNLQAAGYATQKIDEVLAALQVSPTIRAEALSYAQWQGLHDGLTA
- a CDS encoding CarD family transcriptional regulator produces the protein MPISLNVGDNVVYPSHGAGTIMGLSELEVMGRTQNYFEIELLKTGMQVRVPVDHAERLGLRRITPVDDIPRLLGQLVLPDMDLPAAWTPRHRREQTIMQEGNIYIIAQLVGTLHRRAQMRSLAVTERAIYEEAKHILVTEVMVALHLSFEDAKAKLEHTLDHTVLA